A genomic stretch from Corynebacterium sp. 21KM1197 includes:
- a CDS encoding sulfurtransferase — MPVPADPHPAFQDYAHPERVVSASWLSARIGVPGLRIVESDEDSLLYDIGHIPTAVRIDWQRDLNDPITRDFIDGAGFAALMRSKGISRDDTVVIYGDKSNGWAAYTLWVFQLFGHKDVRLLDGGRDAWMAEERDTSFTVPSYPPSDYPVVERNDASGRAFVEEVLGSACSTKTTLIDVRGIDHYTGEIRQLPTHNPAEKSALRAGHIPTAINIAWENAIYPNNNFRGRAELERQYHSLDPAQPTIIYSHLGDRSAHTWFVLKYLLGFQNVRNYDGSWAEWGNMIRMPITIGGES; from the coding sequence ATGCCCGTCCCCGCAGATCCCCACCCAGCGTTCCAGGATTATGCCCACCCCGAGCGCGTGGTATCCGCCTCCTGGCTCTCCGCCCGCATCGGCGTTCCCGGACTGCGGATCGTGGAGTCGGACGAGGACTCCCTCCTCTACGACATCGGCCATATCCCCACCGCCGTGCGCATCGACTGGCAGCGCGATCTCAACGATCCCATCACCCGAGACTTCATCGACGGCGCGGGCTTTGCCGCCCTCATGCGCAGCAAGGGCATCTCCCGCGACGATACCGTGGTGATCTACGGCGATAAGTCCAACGGCTGGGCCGCCTATACGCTGTGGGTATTCCAGCTCTTTGGCCATAAGGACGTCCGCCTCCTCGACGGCGGGCGCGACGCTTGGATGGCCGAGGAGCGCGATACCTCTTTCACCGTGCCTTCCTACCCGCCCTCGGACTACCCCGTGGTGGAGCGTAACGACGCCTCCGGGCGCGCCTTCGTCGAGGAAGTGCTGGGGTCCGCATGCAGCACCAAGACCACGCTCATCGACGTCCGTGGCATCGATCACTACACCGGCGAGATCCGCCAGCTCCCCACCCACAACCCTGCGGAGAAATCCGCGCTGCGCGCAGGCCACATTCCCACGGCCATCAACATCGCCTGGGAAAACGCCATCTACCCCAATAACAACTTCCGGGGTCGCGCGGAGCTGGAGCGCCAGTACCATTCCCTCGATCCGGCCCAGCCCACGATCATTTACAGCCACCTGGGCGACCGCTCCGCGCACACCTGGTTCGTGCTCAAGTACCTGCTGGGCTTCCAGAACGTGCGCAACTATGACGGCTCCTGGGCCGAGTGGGGCAACATGATCCGCATGCCCATCACCATCGGCGGCGAATCCTAG
- a CDS encoding Cj0069 family protein, translating to MHKAIVVFEVEGGSDKYFDGHRKDTMPIVKAIQNAGWRSEVVYFRPEWAEDLFEYVSQNFDAYISRVNPGNIPGGEKGYFDLLTKLSGAGLVGMSTPEEMMAYGAKDALVKLNDTDLVPSDTAAYYDVESFHQTFPTSLSYGERVLKQNRGSTGSGIWRVRIADDAVANSVTPGTALPLDTKLKCTEAVDNHTEERELGEFMDFCDQYIVGDNGMLVDMRFMPRIVEGEIRILLVGPDPVFVVHKKPAEGGENFSATLFSGAKYTYDSPEAWQELVDLFAEVRPVIAEKLGGDNIPLIWTADFMLDTAEDGSDTYVLGEINCSCVGFTSELDMGIQEKVAREAISRVEAVESKA from the coding sequence GTGCATAAGGCAATTGTGGTTTTTGAGGTCGAAGGCGGCTCCGACAAATACTTCGATGGACACCGCAAGGACACCATGCCCATCGTCAAGGCAATCCAGAACGCTGGGTGGCGCTCCGAGGTGGTGTACTTCCGCCCGGAGTGGGCGGAGGATCTGTTTGAGTATGTGTCCCAGAACTTTGATGCCTATATCTCCCGCGTGAACCCCGGCAATATCCCCGGCGGGGAAAAGGGATACTTTGACCTCCTGACCAAGCTCTCCGGTGCAGGCCTGGTGGGCATGTCCACCCCGGAGGAGATGATGGCCTACGGCGCCAAGGACGCCCTGGTCAAGCTCAACGATACGGACCTGGTGCCCTCCGATACCGCCGCCTACTACGACGTGGAATCCTTCCACCAGACCTTCCCCACCTCCCTTTCCTACGGCGAGCGCGTGCTCAAGCAAAACCGTGGCTCCACCGGTTCCGGCATCTGGCGCGTGCGCATCGCGGACGACGCCGTGGCCAACTCCGTCACCCCCGGCACCGCCCTGCCGCTGGACACCAAGCTCAAGTGCACCGAGGCCGTGGATAACCACACCGAGGAGCGCGAACTGGGCGAGTTCATGGACTTCTGCGACCAGTACATCGTGGGCGATAACGGCATGTTGGTGGACATGCGCTTTATGCCGCGCATCGTGGAGGGGGAGATCCGTATTCTGCTGGTGGGCCCGGACCCCGTGTTCGTGGTGCACAAGAAGCCCGCCGAGGGCGGCGAGAACTTCTCCGCCACGCTCTTCTCCGGCGCCAAGTACACCTACGATTCCCCGGAGGCGTGGCAGGAACTGGTGGACCTCTTTGCCGAGGTGCGCCCCGTGATCGCGGAAAAGCTCGGCGGCGATAATATCCCGCTGATCTGGACGGCGGACTTCATGCTCGATACCGCCGAGGACGGCAGCGACACCTACGTGCTGGGCGAGATCAACTGCTCCTGCGTGGGCTTTACCTCGGAGCTGGACATGGGTATCCAGGAGAAGGTGGCCCGCGAGGCTATCTCCCGGGTAGAGGCTGTAGAGTCTAAGGCCTAA
- a CDS encoding alpha-ketoglutarate-dependent dioxygenase AlkB, with translation MIDIPIGDCSVILGGAIWATDAQMGALIAGVVRQVPFRHQITLGGKKMSVAMTSCGDYGWCTGPQGYHYASRDPHTGRPWPPIPDLWKEMADHFSRRAGLGPFIPDSCLINRYSRQASMSLHQDRDEATFDWPIVSLSLGLSARFAFGGFDRADKPQRHDLHSGDVVVWGGSDRLRYHGIESIKGPADPTFRAFRYNLTFRRAGD, from the coding sequence ATGATTGACATACCCATTGGGGATTGCTCGGTGATCCTCGGCGGAGCCATCTGGGCCACCGACGCCCAGATGGGTGCCCTCATCGCGGGGGTGGTGCGGCAGGTACCCTTCCGACACCAGATCACCCTGGGCGGAAAGAAAATGTCCGTGGCCATGACCAGCTGCGGGGATTATGGCTGGTGCACCGGGCCGCAGGGGTACCACTACGCCTCGCGTGATCCCCACACGGGCAGGCCCTGGCCGCCCATACCGGATCTGTGGAAAGAGATGGCGGATCACTTCTCCCGCCGCGCCGGACTTGGCCCCTTTATCCCGGACTCCTGCCTCATCAATAGGTATTCCAGGCAGGCCTCCATGTCCCTGCACCAGGACCGCGATGAGGCCACCTTTGACTGGCCCATTGTTTCCCTCTCCCTGGGGCTGAGCGCGCGCTTTGCCTTTGGGGGATTCGACCGTGCGGATAAACCACAGCGCCATGACCTACACAGCGGGGACGTGGTGGTGTGGGGTGGGTCGGATCGGCTCCGCTACCACGGAATCGAGAGCATCAAGGGCCCGGCGGATCCCACGTTCCGAGCGTTTCGCTATAACCTGACGTTCCGCCGCGCCGGGGACTAG
- a CDS encoding DUF3151 domain-containing protein, whose amino-acid sequence MNMNDMLAPPPVKLPEDPAQGADPHATATALHHPDSPLVWAVRAEEALAQAASDPDRLVAYAFARTGYHRSLDRLRAHGWKGWGPVPFSHEPNQGVLRAIAALALAARAIGEDNEYDRCRQMLSDADPASVAALLG is encoded by the coding sequence ATGAACATGAATGACATGCTCGCTCCCCCGCCGGTGAAGCTCCCGGAGGACCCCGCCCAGGGGGCCGATCCCCACGCCACCGCCACCGCCCTCCACCACCCGGATAGTCCCCTGGTGTGGGCCGTGCGCGCGGAGGAGGCCCTTGCCCAGGCCGCGAGCGATCCCGACCGCCTGGTGGCCTACGCCTTTGCCCGCACCGGGTATCACCGCAGCCTCGACCGCCTGCGCGCCCACGGTTGGAAGGGTTGGGGCCCGGTGCCCTTTTCCCACGAGCCCAACCAGGGGGTGCTGCGCGCCATCGCCGCGCTGGCCCTGGCGGCCCGGGCCATCGGGGAGGATAACGAGTACGACCGCTGCCGTCAGATGCTTTCCGACGCCGACCCGGCCTCCGTCGCCGCCCTGCTCGGCTAG
- a CDS encoding DUF418 domain-containing protein, with protein sequence MSPTHALTRPRFTYRTRLSRPKSHRLDGIDLARALAIIGMFYMHTWGHLWGDNLLRNAFDGRSSILFAVLAGVSVVLLTKSRDTLTSVLQLVGRGIILVLIGLAISLDSVGPIVILVTYGFLYILVAPLVFRLNLFSITIAAAASALFLPLFSFEIRRMLPDPPGFGAIPTLGHIENGQWSEFWQYLFITGLFPLMSWIPVFLAGVAAGKFLFATDQAARWLVVIGAPLFLLGYGGSWLYLHLSDFHERYSAFHPDGAEATDYLLNNAPGVTPTDWYTWLFLYVPHSGSIAEILSSTGLALFIIGLCLIACRNVLFNDLVYPLRDLGKMPLTAYVGHILAIGYLNANGHNMAEPQYALANLLGPIVFAMIWFRLFRRGPIEQLMYWALKPLSRVSSLPAPRTRHRR encoded by the coding sequence ATGTCCCCCACACACGCGCTTACCCGCCCCCGTTTTACGTATCGCACCCGGCTCAGCCGCCCCAAGTCACACCGCCTCGACGGTATTGACCTCGCCCGCGCGCTGGCCATCATCGGCATGTTCTATATGCACACCTGGGGGCACCTGTGGGGTGATAATCTCCTGCGCAACGCCTTTGACGGCCGCTCCTCCATTCTTTTCGCCGTGCTCGCGGGCGTCTCGGTGGTACTGCTCACCAAGTCCCGCGATACGCTCACCTCGGTGCTGCAATTGGTGGGACGCGGCATCATTCTGGTGCTGATCGGCCTGGCCATTTCCCTGGATTCGGTGGGGCCCATCGTCATTTTGGTGACGTACGGCTTCCTCTATATTCTCGTCGCCCCCCTGGTGTTCCGGCTGAATCTCTTCAGCATCACCATCGCGGCGGCGGCCTCGGCGCTGTTCTTGCCGCTGTTCTCCTTCGAGATACGCCGGATGCTGCCCGATCCCCCAGGCTTTGGTGCTATTCCCACGCTCGGTCACATTGAGAACGGGCAGTGGTCGGAGTTCTGGCAGTATCTCTTTATCACCGGGCTTTTCCCGCTGATGTCCTGGATTCCCGTGTTCCTTGCCGGGGTGGCGGCGGGCAAGTTCCTCTTTGCCACGGATCAGGCTGCCCGGTGGCTGGTGGTCATCGGTGCCCCGCTGTTCCTCCTCGGCTACGGCGGTTCCTGGCTCTACCTCCACCTCAGCGATTTCCACGAGCGCTACAGCGCCTTCCATCCCGATGGTGCGGAGGCCACGGATTATCTGCTCAATAACGCCCCCGGCGTCACGCCCACGGACTGGTACACCTGGCTATTCCTGTACGTGCCGCATTCCGGTTCCATCGCGGAGATCCTCTCCTCCACCGGCCTGGCGCTCTTTATCATCGGCCTGTGCCTGATCGCCTGCCGCAACGTGCTCTTTAACGATCTGGTCTATCCGCTGCGCGATCTGGGCAAGATGCCGCTGACGGCCTACGTGGGCCACATCCTCGCCATCGGGTACCTCAACGCCAACGGTCACAACATGGCGGAACCCCAATACGCCCTGGCCAACCTGCTCGGCCCCATCGTCTTTGCCATGATCTGGTTCCGGCTCTTCCGCCGTGGCCCCATCGAGCAACTCATGTACTGGGCGTTGAAGCCCCTCTCTCGCGTATCCTCGCTTCCCGCGCCCCGGACTCGGCACCGACGTTAG
- a CDS encoding nucleoside triphosphate pyrophosphatase, translating into MRLILASQSPSRRAILRSAGVEPVLHPAHVDEEAVRASLPEDSTPAEVVCALAKAKAQAVAEHYPGEVVVGCDSMLLLDGQLQGKPHTEAETIRRWRAQAGRTAELLTGHCVIGPQGKSVVEATRTTISFARASEADIAAYAATGEPWECAGAFTLEALGGWFIDRIEGDPSSVIGLSLPFVRRALYSFGLTVSNFWES; encoded by the coding sequence ATGCGCCTGATCTTGGCCTCGCAATCCCCCTCCCGCCGCGCCATCTTGCGCTCGGCGGGCGTGGAACCCGTGCTGCACCCCGCGCACGTGGACGAGGAGGCCGTGCGCGCCTCCCTCCCCGAGGATTCCACCCCGGCGGAGGTGGTCTGCGCGCTGGCTAAGGCCAAGGCCCAGGCCGTGGCCGAGCACTATCCCGGCGAGGTAGTGGTGGGCTGCGATTCCATGCTGCTGCTCGATGGGCAGCTACAAGGAAAGCCCCACACGGAGGCGGAAACGATACGCCGCTGGCGCGCCCAGGCGGGCCGCACGGCGGAACTGCTCACCGGCCACTGCGTGATCGGCCCGCAGGGGAAATCCGTGGTGGAGGCCACCCGCACCACCATCTCTTTCGCCCGGGCCTCGGAGGCGGACATCGCCGCCTACGCCGCCACCGGGGAGCCCTGGGAATGCGCCGGGGCCTTCACCCTGGAGGCCCTGGGCGGGTGGTTTATTGACCGCATCGAGGGCGATCCTTCCTCCGTCATCGGGCTCTCGCTTCCATTCGTGCGCCGCGCCCTTTATTCTTTCGGCTTGACCGTCTCCAACTTCTGGGAATCTTAA
- a CDS encoding acyl-CoA carboxylase epsilon subunit, with translation MADAFTPRLRVLSGAPDEVEIEALRQALGELARKEHLKSTIDADRWGRPDDYFSPRPFNPRAFSAVPYH, from the coding sequence ATGGCTGACGCTTTCACCCCCCGCCTGCGGGTTCTCTCCGGGGCACCGGACGAGGTAGAAATTGAGGCCCTGCGCCAGGCGCTGGGCGAACTCGCCCGCAAGGAACACCTCAAGAGCACTATCGACGCCGACCGTTGGGGCCGCCCGGACGATTACTTCTCCCCGCGCCCCTTCAATCCCCGCGCCTTTAGCGCGGTGCCTTACCACTAA
- a CDS encoding acyl-CoA carboxylase subunit beta — protein sequence MTDLSTTAGKLADLTARLTEAQAPVGDRAIAEAHEAGRLTARERIGALLDASSFVEVDALARHRVSEYGLDSTRPTTDGVVAGYGTVAGRKVCVYAQDASIFDGRLGEVYGEKILKIYRLAIKTGVPVIAFIEGAGARAAEGTAALSFYARILAEATQASGVIPHLAVLTGEVTGPHALLAGAADLTLMVAGQAHLRLTATANTASADAASADSGEEPLGAEAHAEHSCTAHLVAESDAQAIEALRELLGYLPSNNRAEAPRPVEARITGSIAENISATDTQLNALIPDDPQAPYDMREVITRVVDGQQFLETQSRYATNILTGFARIEGRAVGIVANQPTQDSGRVDSRAATKAARFIRTCDAFNIPVISFVDVPGFVPGTSEELGGAVRSVSKLAYAYAEASVGTLTVITRHAIGAASVVMGAKDLGADLVFAWPTAQIAAMHAETAVPEIHAAELAKAQRKGKDVEALREKFAAEYNERHLSPYQAAERGMVDAVIPPEHTRGQLVEGLRLLDRKVTYPPAKKHGNIAL from the coding sequence ATGACTGATCTTTCCACCACTGCCGGAAAGTTGGCAGACCTCACCGCCCGCCTCACCGAGGCGCAGGCCCCGGTGGGCGATCGCGCCATTGCGGAGGCCCACGAGGCCGGGCGGCTCACCGCCCGCGAGCGCATCGGCGCGCTTCTCGACGCCTCTTCCTTCGTCGAGGTCGATGCCCTGGCCCGCCACCGCGTCTCCGAGTACGGGCTGGATTCCACCCGCCCCACCACCGACGGCGTGGTGGCGGGCTACGGCACCGTGGCCGGGCGCAAGGTCTGCGTGTACGCGCAGGACGCCAGCATTTTCGACGGCCGCCTGGGCGAGGTCTACGGCGAAAAGATCCTCAAAATCTACCGCCTGGCCATCAAGACCGGCGTGCCGGTGATCGCCTTCATCGAAGGCGCCGGGGCGCGCGCCGCCGAGGGCACCGCCGCGCTGTCCTTTTACGCCCGCATTCTCGCGGAGGCCACGCAGGCCTCCGGCGTGATCCCGCACCTCGCGGTGCTCACCGGGGAGGTCACCGGCCCGCACGCCCTGCTCGCGGGTGCAGCCGACCTCACCCTCATGGTGGCGGGCCAGGCCCACCTGCGGCTCACCGCTACCGCCAATACTGCCTCCGCCGACGCAGCCTCCGCAGATTCCGGGGAGGAGCCCCTGGGTGCGGAGGCCCACGCCGAGCACTCCTGCACCGCACACCTGGTGGCCGAGTCCGATGCCCAGGCCATCGAGGCTCTGCGCGAATTGCTGGGTTACCTGCCCTCCAATAACCGCGCCGAGGCTCCCCGCCCGGTGGAGGCCCGAATCACCGGCTCCATCGCGGAGAATATCTCCGCCACGGATACCCAGCTCAACGCCCTGATACCGGACGATCCCCAGGCCCCCTACGACATGCGCGAGGTCATCACCCGCGTGGTGGACGGCCAGCAGTTCCTGGAAACCCAATCCCGGTACGCCACCAATATCCTCACCGGCTTTGCCCGCATCGAGGGCCGCGCGGTGGGAATCGTGGCCAATCAGCCTACCCAGGATTCCGGGCGGGTGGATTCCCGCGCCGCCACCAAGGCCGCGCGCTTCATCCGCACCTGCGATGCCTTTAATATCCCCGTGATCTCCTTCGTGGACGTGCCGGGCTTTGTTCCCGGCACGTCCGAGGAACTCGGCGGCGCGGTGCGCAGCGTGTCCAAGCTCGCCTATGCCTACGCGGAGGCCTCCGTGGGCACCCTCACCGTGATCACTCGCCACGCCATCGGCGCGGCCAGCGTGGTCATGGGCGCCAAGGATCTCGGCGCGGACCTGGTGTTCGCCTGGCCCACCGCGCAAATCGCCGCCATGCACGCCGAGACGGCCGTGCCGGAGATTCACGCCGCGGAACTGGCCAAGGCCCAGCGCAAGGGGAAGGACGTGGAGGCCCTGCGGGAGAAGTTCGCCGCCGAGTACAACGAGCGCCATCTTTCCCCCTATCAGGCCGCCGAGCGCGGCATGGTGGACGCGGTGATTCCCCCGGAGCACACCCGTGGTCAGTTGGTGGAGGGCCTGCGCTTGCTGGATCGCAAGGTCACCTACCCGCCCGCCAAGAAGCACGGCAATATCGCGCTCTAA
- a CDS encoding biotin--[acetyl-CoA-carboxylase] ligase, translating into MDETVLRERLGERAGIYPQIRVVAQTGSTNADLLAQGDTPDRAVLIARHQTAGRGRLHRHWEGAPDKQLALSVLYRPGKRLVERLGLLPLAVGLAVVDTVPRAELKWPNDVLIGGHKVCGILVEAADLDADPRVVVGCGVNLSLEREELPVAHATSLALEGIAHDPADIAAGLLDALERRVQQWACADPALLGDYRAKCTTLGAEVRVERWEEIIEGTAVDVTPTGSLIVDTERGRQEFSAGDVTHLRRAA; encoded by the coding sequence ATGGATGAAACAGTGCTCCGGGAACGCCTGGGCGAGCGGGCAGGAATCTACCCCCAGATACGGGTGGTGGCGCAGACGGGTTCCACCAACGCGGACCTCCTCGCGCAGGGCGATACCCCCGATCGCGCCGTGCTCATCGCGCGTCATCAGACCGCCGGGCGGGGTCGCCTGCACCGGCACTGGGAGGGCGCACCGGACAAGCAACTGGCCCTATCTGTGCTGTATAGGCCGGGGAAAAGGCTCGTGGAGCGGCTGGGGCTGCTGCCCCTGGCCGTGGGGCTGGCGGTGGTGGATACCGTGCCCCGGGCGGAGTTGAAGTGGCCCAATGACGTCCTCATCGGGGGGCATAAGGTCTGCGGAATCCTCGTGGAGGCGGCCGACCTCGACGCCGATCCGCGCGTGGTGGTGGGCTGCGGGGTGAACCTCAGCCTGGAACGCGAGGAACTTCCCGTGGCACACGCCACTTCCCTGGCGTTGGAGGGAATTGCCCACGATCCGGCGGATATTGCGGCCGGGCTTCTCGACGCCCTGGAGCGCCGCGTGCAGCAATGGGCCTGCGCCGACCCCGCGCTGCTGGGCGACTACCGCGCCAAATGCACCACCCTGGGGGCCGAGGTGCGGGTGGAGCGCTGGGAGGAAATTATCGAGGGCACGGCGGTGGACGTGACCCCCACGGGCTCTCTGATCGTGGACACCGAGCGCGGGCGTCAGGAGTTTTCCGCCGGAGACGTCACCCACCTGCGGCGCGCCGCCTAA
- a CDS encoding ABC transporter ATP-binding protein, whose translation MAQKDTTPTADLSEQELLDLQEKVGVDDWSGSAPRQAKNFRAGAARLLGLLSPYKAQLALVFGLVALSVALNVYAPRVTGYAMDVIFSGAIGSQLPGGVPKDQIITGLRAEGNDTFADMLTRMDVTPGAGIDFSRLGWLIAAILGLYLAASVFMWLEGFILNRLVMRAVYGLRRDVEAKINRLPLSYFDTSKRGDVLSRTTNDVDNIQQALQQALAQALNALLTVIGITAMMFWVSWQLALVALLSLPLTGIVLAVIGSRSQKQFTTQWRSTGLLNGHVEETFSGHEVLRIFGRTDAAVAEFEERNEELFRSSSTAQFLSGMMMPIMQFISYLSYVGIAVLGGLRVASGSMTLGDATAFIQYSRQFNQPLGELGSMMQMLQSGVASAERVFELLDAPEQDPDRPTAQVAGRARGLVEFEDVAFGYTPEKPLITGLNLRVTPGQTAAIVGPTGAGKTTLVNLIMRFYEIDSGRITLDGTDIRELSRQDLRSQVGMVLQDAVLFEGTIADNIRYGRLDATDEEVIAAAKATYVDRFVRTLPEGYRTRIDGEGGALSAGERQLITIARAFLSQPALLILDEATSSVDTRTEVLVQEAMNALRAERTSFVIAHRLSTIRDADVILVMEDGDIVEQGSHEELVARGGAYARLNAAQFGEES comes from the coding sequence ATGGCCCAGAAAGATACCACCCCTACCGCCGACCTTTCCGAGCAGGAACTCCTCGATCTCCAGGAAAAGGTGGGCGTGGATGACTGGTCCGGCTCCGCACCGCGCCAGGCCAAGAATTTCCGAGCCGGGGCCGCGCGCCTACTCGGCCTGCTCTCCCCCTACAAGGCTCAACTCGCCCTGGTCTTTGGCCTGGTGGCCCTCTCCGTGGCACTCAACGTGTACGCCCCGCGCGTCACCGGCTACGCCATGGACGTGATCTTCTCCGGGGCCATCGGCTCCCAGTTGCCAGGCGGGGTGCCCAAGGATCAGATCATCACCGGGCTGCGCGCGGAGGGGAATGACACCTTTGCGGACATGCTGACCCGCATGGACGTCACCCCCGGCGCGGGCATCGACTTCTCCCGCCTGGGCTGGCTGATCGCCGCGATCTTGGGCCTGTACTTGGCTGCCTCGGTGTTCATGTGGTTGGAGGGGTTCATCCTCAACCGCCTGGTCATGCGCGCGGTCTATGGCCTGCGCCGGGACGTGGAGGCCAAGATCAATCGTCTGCCGCTGTCCTACTTCGACACCAGCAAGCGCGGCGACGTGCTCTCGCGCACCACCAACGACGTCGATAATATCCAGCAGGCCCTGCAACAGGCCCTGGCACAGGCGCTCAACGCCCTGCTCACCGTCATCGGCATTACCGCGATGATGTTCTGGGTGTCCTGGCAACTCGCCCTGGTGGCCCTGCTCTCCCTGCCGCTGACGGGCATCGTACTCGCGGTGATCGGCTCCCGCTCCCAAAAGCAGTTCACCACCCAGTGGCGCTCCACGGGCCTGCTCAACGGGCACGTGGAGGAGACCTTCTCCGGGCACGAGGTGCTGCGGATCTTCGGCCGCACGGACGCCGCCGTGGCGGAGTTCGAGGAGCGCAATGAGGAGCTCTTCCGTTCCAGTTCCACCGCGCAGTTCCTCTCCGGCATGATGATGCCGATCATGCAGTTCATCTCCTACCTCTCCTACGTGGGAATCGCCGTGCTCGGCGGGTTGCGGGTGGCCTCCGGCTCCATGACGCTGGGCGATGCCACCGCCTTTATCCAGTACTCGCGCCAGTTCAACCAGCCGCTCGGGGAACTCGGCAGCATGATGCAGATGTTGCAGTCCGGCGTGGCCTCCGCGGAGCGCGTGTTTGAGCTTCTCGACGCCCCCGAACAGGACCCCGATCGCCCCACCGCCCAGGTGGCGGGCCGGGCGCGCGGACTGGTGGAGTTTGAGGACGTAGCCTTTGGCTATACCCCGGAAAAGCCGCTGATCACGGGGTTGAACCTGCGCGTGACCCCGGGGCAGACCGCCGCCATCGTGGGGCCCACCGGGGCGGGCAAGACCACCCTGGTGAACCTCATCATGCGCTTTTATGAGATTGATTCCGGGCGGATCACCCTGGACGGCACGGATATTCGGGAACTCTCCCGCCAGGATCTCCGCTCCCAGGTGGGCATGGTGTTGCAGGACGCAGTGCTCTTTGAGGGCACCATCGCGGACAATATCCGCTACGGCCGCCTGGACGCCACGGACGAGGAGGTCATCGCCGCCGCTAAGGCCACCTACGTGGATCGCTTTGTGCGTACCCTCCCCGAGGGCTACCGCACCCGCATCGACGGCGAGGGCGGGGCGCTTTCTGCCGGAGAGCGCCAGCTCATCACCATCGCGCGGGCCTTCCTCTCCCAGCCCGCGCTGCTCATCCTCGATGAGGCCACCTCCTCCGTGGACACCCGCACCGAGGTGCTGGTGCAGGAGGCCATGAACGCCCTGCGCGCGGAGCGCACTTCCTTTGTGATCGCGCACCGCCTCTCCACGATCCGGGACGCGGACGTGATCCTGGTGATGGAGGACGGGGACATCGTGGAGCAGGGTTCCCACGAGGAACTCGTGGCCCGGGGCGGGGCCTACGCGCGGCTCAACGCGGCGCAGTTTGGCGAGGAATCCTAA
- a CDS encoding 5-(carboxyamino)imidazole ribonucleotide synthase, with amino-acid sequence MTDTEKNTHGNPAAHAPGQPVVAVIGDGQLARMMQTAAIELGQSVRLLAGAPEASAAQVAADVLLGDYRDLDALRAAAEGASAVTFDHEHVPSEHLRALIDAGVSVQPRPEALLYAQDKLEQRRRLRELGFPVPRFSAVTSVAEALAFEQEVAGQVCLKACRGGYDGHGVWFPADRAELEELVADLLDKGVGLMAEEKVRFDRELSAMVARTPSGEVTAWPVVESEQKDGICHRAIAPAPGMSAEDDSALRTLAEEIAQRLGVTGVLAVELFDQGGQYWINELAMRPHNTGHWTQDGSTTSQFEQHLRAVLDMPLGDTSPIAPVTVMVNTLGAPEEPAEPVPSRMRQVWRRFPGAKIHLYGKDHRPGRKLGHINLVGSDVSATVREADLAAHYLVHGRWADGWAPVEDAAAQPK; translated from the coding sequence GTGACGGACACCGAGAAGAACACCCACGGAAACCCCGCCGCCCACGCCCCCGGACAACCCGTGGTGGCCGTGATCGGAGACGGGCAATTGGCCCGCATGATGCAGACCGCCGCGATTGAACTAGGACAATCCGTGCGCCTGCTCGCCGGCGCCCCCGAGGCCTCCGCCGCCCAGGTGGCCGCCGACGTTCTCCTTGGGGATTACCGCGACCTTGACGCCCTGCGCGCCGCCGCCGAGGGGGCGAGCGCGGTGACCTTCGATCACGAGCACGTCCCCAGCGAGCACCTGCGCGCGCTTATCGACGCCGGCGTGAGCGTACAGCCGCGCCCCGAGGCGCTGCTGTACGCCCAGGACAAGCTGGAACAGCGGCGGCGGTTACGGGAACTGGGCTTCCCGGTGCCGCGCTTTAGCGCCGTGACCTCCGTGGCCGAGGCCTTGGCCTTCGAGCAGGAGGTGGCGGGCCAGGTGTGCCTCAAGGCCTGCCGGGGTGGTTATGACGGGCACGGGGTGTGGTTCCCTGCCGATCGCGCCGAGCTGGAGGAACTGGTGGCCGATCTCCTGGATAAGGGGGTGGGCCTCATGGCGGAGGAAAAGGTGCGCTTTGACCGCGAACTCTCCGCGATGGTGGCGCGCACCCCCTCCGGGGAGGTGACGGCCTGGCCGGTGGTGGAATCGGAGCAAAAGGACGGCATTTGCCACCGAGCCATCGCCCCGGCCCCCGGCATGAGTGCCGAGGACGACTCAGCCCTGCGTACCCTGGCCGAGGAAATCGCGCAGCGCCTGGGCGTGACCGGAGTGCTGGCCGTGGAACTCTTTGACCAGGGCGGCCAGTACTGGATCAACGAACTAGCCATGCGCCCCCACAACACCGGCCACTGGACCCAGGACGGCTCCACCACCAGCCAATTCGAGCAGCACCTGCGCGCCGTGCTCGATATGCCGCTGGGGGACACCAGCCCCATCGCGCCGGTGACCGTGATGGTCAATACCCTGGGCGCACCCGAGGAACCCGCCGAGCCGGTACCCAGCCGCATGAGGCAGGTGTGGCGGCGCTTCCCCGGAGCCAAGATCCACCTCTACGGCAAGGATCACCGCCCCGGGCGCAAACTCGGCCACATCAACCTCGTCGGCTCGGACGTCTCCGCCACCGTGCGGGAGGCCGATCTGGCCGCGCACTACCTGGTGCACGGGCGCTGGGCCGATGGTTGGGCGCCCGTCGAGGACGCGGCCGCGCAGCCCAAATAA